One Elaeis guineensis isolate ETL-2024a chromosome 10, EG11, whole genome shotgun sequence genomic window carries:
- the LOC105052484 gene encoding pentatricopeptide repeat-containing protein At4g15720, with translation MALTLAPPPRAMKKLPSSPFPDYTPFLIRRLRASLDLAFVASTHSKLLKSGGSSATLAANHLIGAYLRCQALPNAQKVLDEMPEPNVVSWTSLMTGYVNAGQPDRAVSLFHLMHDHQVLPNSFTLTTVIDACSRLADLKLGRQVHARVETFGLQPDLVVSTALINMYGKSNSITDARKVFNGMIDKNVISWGSMISAYTQNACGYEAIALFAEFLQEGLSLNLAPNHFMFSSVINACASLGRLGMGRSTHAAVIRHCYDGNDVIAGALIDMYGKCGCIDSSRKVFHGIACPSLFPFTSMIVTAAKYGLGEYSLDLFNEMVRQGVMPNSITLLGVLHACSHSGLVDTGLRYLNSMSSCYNITPSVKHYTCAVDMLGRAGRLDQAYEMLKEVQAEGDETLMLWSTLLSASRTHGRLDLAVEASKRLAGFDRDVAGAYVAMSNAYVSVGQWESAGKVWNEMRRRGIRKEPGCSWVEIKDTAYVFYAGKASAAGEREWEVMEILRELEERMRERGYVGGDNGWVSNEMVEVEGKRLMVRVHSEMLALGFGLIAAPPGVTIRVMKNLRMCKDCHEAFKLISDIVGREFVVRDLNRFHHFRHGFCTCRDYW, from the coding sequence ATGGCCCTCACATTGGCGCCACCACCCCGCGCCATGAAGAAACTCCCATCGTCTCCCTTCCCCGACTATACTCCGTTCCTTATTCGCCGCCTCCGAGCCTCGCTCGACCTCGCCTTCGTCGCGTCCACCCAttccaagctcctcaagtcgGGCGGCTCCTCCGCCACCCTCGCCGCCAACCATCTCATCGGTGCCTATCTCCGCTGCCAGGCCCTCCCGAACGCGCAGAAGGTGTTGGACGAAATGCCCGAGCCGAACGTTGTATCCTGGACGTCCCTCATGACTGGCTACGTCAATGCCGGCCAGCCCGACCGCGCCGTCTCTCTCTTCCATTTGATGCACGACCATCAAGTCCTTCCAAATTCTTTCACTCTCACTACGGTCATTGACGCCTGCTCCCGCCTTGCCGACCTTAAATTAGGCCGACAAGTCCATGCTCGGGTCGAGACTTTTGGCCTGCAGCCTGATCTTGTAGTCTCGACTGCTCTCATTAACATGTATGGAAAATCCAACAGCATCACCGATGCCCGCAAAGTCTTCAATGGCATGATCGATAAGAATGTCATTTCTTGGGGCTCGATGATCTCAGCTTACACTCAGAATGCTTGTGGCTATGAGGCGATTGCTCTCTTTGCTGAATTCCTCCAGGAAGGCTTATCGTTGAACTTAGCTCCCAACCACTTCATGTTCTCGAGCGTCATCAATGCTTGTGCCAGCCTAGGTAGGCTAGGCATGGGAAGATCGACGCATGCAGCTGTAATCCGACATTGCTATGATGGAAATGATGTGATTGCAGGTGCGCTGATTGACATGTATGGGAAGTGTGGATGCATTGATTCATCGAGAAAGGTGTTTCATGGTATTGCATGCCCTTCATTGTTTCCATTCACCTCCATGATTGTGACTGCAGCAAAGTATGGGCTTGGGGAATACTCACTAGACTTGTTCAATGAGATGGTCCGACAAGGGGTAATGCCCAATAGCATCACTCTCCTCGGCGTTCTCCATGCTTGTAGCCACTCTGGCCTCGTAGACACGGGACTTCGGTACCTGAATTCGATGAGCAGTTGTTATAATATAACACCGAGTGTGAAGCACTATACCTGCGCTGTTGACATGCTCGGTCGTGCAGGCCGTCTTGATCAGGCCTATGAGATGTTGAAAGAAGTTCAAGCGGAGGGTGATGAGACATTGATGTTGTGGAGCACATTGCTCTCAGCGAGCAGGACCCATGGGAGGTTAGACCTCGCAGTTGAGGCCAGCAAGAGGTTGGCAGGGTTCGACCGGGATGTCGCAGGTGCCTATGTTGCAATGTCAAATGCTTATGTTTCAGTTGGGCAGTGGGAAAGTGCAGGGAAGGTTTGGAACGAGATGAGGCGGCGAGGGATTCGCAAGGAACCTGGGTGCAGTTGGGTGGAGATAAAGGATACTGCTTATGTGTTCTATGCCGGGAAAGCCTCAGCAGCAGGTGAGAGGGAATGGGAGGTGATGGAGATATTGAGGGAGTTGGAGGAGAGGATGAGAGAGAGGGGGTATGTTGGTGGAGATAATGGATGGGTGTCTAATGAAATGGTCGAAGTGGAGGGAAAGAGATTGATGGTCAGAGTGCACAGTGAAATGCTTGCTCTGGGTTTTGGGCTGATAGCTGCTCCCCCAGGAGTAACCATCAGGGTGATGAAGAACTTGAGGATGTGTAAGGACTGTCACGAGGCATTCAAGCTGATCAGCGACATTGTTGGGAGGGAGTTCGTGGTGAGGGACTTGAATAGGTTTCACCACTTCAGGCATGGGTTTTGTACTTGCAGGGATTATTGGTGA